Proteins from one Erpetoichthys calabaricus chromosome 11, fErpCal1.3, whole genome shotgun sequence genomic window:
- the mlst8 gene encoding target of rapamycin complex subunit lst8: MNTSQGTVGSDPVILATAGYDHTVRFWQAHSGICTRTVQHQDSQVNSLEIMPDRSMIAAAGYQHIRMYDLNSNNPNPVINYDGVSKNISSVGFHEDGRWMYTGGEDCMARIWDLRSRNLQCQRIFQVNAPINCVCLHPNQAELIVGDQSGVIHIWDLKTDHNEQLIPEPDVSINSVHIDPDASYMAAVNSSGNCYVWNLTGGIGEEVTQLIPKTKIPAHKRYALCCKFSPDSTLLATCSADQTCKIWRTSNFSLMTELSIKSNNPGETSRGWMWDCAFSGDSQYIVTASSDNLARLWCVETGEIKREYSGHQKAVVCLAFNDSVLG; the protein is encoded by the exons ATGAACACCAGTCAGGGCACGGTGGGTAGTGACCCAGTTATCTTGGCAACAGCGGGGTATGACCATACGGTGCGCTTTTGGCAGGCACACAGTGGCATCTGCACTCGGACTGTCCAACACCAGGACTCT CAGGTCAATTCTTTAGAAATCATGCCGGACCGCAGCATGATTGCAGCTGCAG GGTATCAACACATTAGAATGTATGATCTCAACTCTAATAATCCTAATCCTGTCATTAATTATGATGGTGTCAGCAAAAATATCTCTTCAGTTGGTTTTCATGAAGATGGCCGGTGGATGTACACAGGTGGGGAAGACTGCATGGCACGGATTTGGGACCTTAG GTCACGCAACTTGCAGTGTCAAAGGATTTTTCAGGTCAACGCACCCATCAACTGCGTCTGCTTGCATCCAAACCAG gctGAATTGATTGTGGGGGATCAGAGTGGTGTTATTCACATTTGGGACTTGAAAACGGATCACAATGAGCAGCTTATTCCTGAGCCTGATGTCTCCATCAACTCGGTCCACATTGATCCTGATGCAAGCTACATGGCAGCTGTTAACAGTTCG GGCAACTGCTATGTGTGGAATCTTACAGGAGGCATCGGAGAGGAGGTCACACAGCTGATCCCCAAGACAAAAATCCCGGCCCACAAGCGTTATGCTCTGTGCTGCAAGTTTAGTCCAGACTCTAC GCTTCTTGCCACTTGCTCAGCTGACCAGACCTGTAAGATATGGAGAACATCTAACTTCTCCTTGATGACGGAGCTAAGCATTAAAAGCAATAACCCAGGTGAAACATCACGAGGCTGGATGTGGGACTGTGCCTTCTCGGGGGATTCCCAGTACATCGTAACAG cgTCCTCGGATAACCTGGCCAGACTGTGGTGTGTGGAGACGGGGGAGATAAAGAGGGAGTATAGTGGTCACCAGAAGGCCGTTGTTTGCCTGGCTTTCAATGACAGTGTGTTGGGCTGA